In Flammeovirgaceae bacterium 311, one DNA window encodes the following:
- a CDS encoding outer membrane receptor protein (COG1629 Outer membrane receptor proteins, mostly Fe transport): MLCVQAAWAQVSVSGRVIDPANQPLTGVSIVLKGKAVGTVTDASGNFSLSLDESPPLTLVFSFIGYNTREVQITQAAVTDLRVQLAEEESLLSEVVVSASRVEESILESPVSIEKMNIREINETAAPSFYDAIKNLKGIDVSTQSITFSSINPRGFSANGNQRTVQLIDGIDNQAPGLNFPVGNITGITQLDLESVEILPGAASALYGPNAIQGIILMTSKSPFEYQGLSLSVKQGVNHVDEQDFDRSLYSDYGFRYAKAFNNKVAFKVTASYLKANDFIGVDYRDQNNIVELSQPYDPTKPGYRDQNRTYDGVNVYGEPLVNLGAVADGVIAGGGATGEQLAAIRPLIPNGEAGDFTPTGWTEREFVDNNTESLKLGGALHYKIRDHVELIGQYNIGFGSTIYTANDRFVLDDFSIWTGKLELRSKSFFARAYTTRENSGDTYAANTLASLMNAETYIPEYFQNFVGARVAGQSVDQAHAYARENTQRLAVGSEEYNEAFNRLRSLPISEGGAKFIDKTGLYHLEGFYNFTDKIDFAEIIVGGNYRLYDLNSEGTLFALKNIDTGEEFNIREYGGYVQVKKQLLNQRLDLTGSVRYDKNEYFKGQFSPRLAAVFNAGESRNHNIRASFQRGFRIPTTQTQFINLDVVSRRLVGNNEALVDAFNFRTNTVYNLVDLQRVRNGELSVDQLQPFTNFSFETEKVNTYEIGYRTLIQNKLTIDAYYYYSSYNDFITEVDLIQTATGNENTDGETPLYAGPAASKEDIVNRSVPLARYAFGTNADETINAHGWAVGAEYGLPGGFQLGGNLSYNELIDEEVLIRKGFNAFFNTPKWKYNLQLSNRNVVENLGFLVSYRWQDAYFWESSFGEGVIPAFGTMDAQLTYRLPKLKTNLRLGGTNVLNERYTTSFGNPRLGAIYYLGITFDEFYR, from the coding sequence ATGCTTTGTGTCCAGGCAGCCTGGGCACAGGTAAGTGTATCAGGCAGAGTAATTGATCCGGCCAATCAACCGCTCACGGGTGTCTCCATTGTTTTGAAGGGAAAAGCCGTGGGAACTGTTACGGATGCAAGTGGTAATTTCTCCTTAAGCCTTGATGAGAGCCCGCCGCTAACATTAGTCTTTTCCTTTATTGGTTATAATACCAGGGAAGTTCAGATTACCCAAGCTGCAGTTACTGACCTTAGGGTTCAGCTGGCCGAAGAGGAAAGCCTGCTAAGTGAGGTAGTCGTGTCTGCTTCACGAGTGGAGGAGAGCATACTGGAATCGCCTGTTTCTATTGAGAAAATGAATATCAGGGAAATCAATGAAACAGCTGCTCCCTCCTTCTATGATGCCATCAAAAATCTGAAGGGGATCGATGTCAGCACCCAAAGCATCACATTTTCTTCCATCAACCCCAGAGGATTTTCAGCAAACGGTAATCAGAGAACCGTTCAACTAATCGATGGAATTGATAACCAGGCACCTGGCCTGAATTTTCCTGTAGGGAATATAACCGGCATCACCCAGCTGGACCTCGAGAGTGTAGAAATACTTCCTGGTGCAGCTTCTGCACTTTACGGACCTAATGCCATACAGGGCATTATCCTGATGACCAGCAAGAGTCCCTTTGAATACCAGGGTTTAAGTTTATCGGTAAAGCAGGGTGTGAACCATGTTGACGAACAGGATTTTGACAGATCCTTATATAGCGATTACGGATTTCGGTACGCGAAGGCATTCAATAACAAAGTAGCCTTTAAAGTAACGGCCTCCTACCTTAAAGCAAATGACTTTATTGGTGTAGACTACCGGGATCAGAATAACATTGTAGAGCTAAGCCAGCCTTATGATCCTACGAAGCCGGGCTACAGAGACCAAAACAGAACCTATGACGGGGTAAATGTTTATGGCGAGCCTCTGGTAAACCTTGGTGCAGTAGCAGATGGCGTAATAGCTGGAGGAGGAGCCACAGGAGAACAGCTTGCTGCTATACGTCCGCTTATACCAAATGGTGAAGCCGGAGATTTTACACCAACCGGCTGGACAGAAAGGGAATTTGTAGATAATAACACGGAAAGCCTTAAACTTGGTGGTGCCCTGCACTACAAAATCAGAGATCATGTTGAGCTGATAGGACAGTATAATATTGGCTTTGGTAGCACCATCTACACCGCCAATGACAGATTTGTGCTGGATGACTTCTCTATCTGGACAGGTAAATTAGAGCTAAGAAGTAAAAGTTTCTTTGCACGCGCATATACGACGAGGGAAAATTCCGGCGATACTTATGCCGCAAACACACTGGCTTCTTTGATGAATGCAGAAACCTACATACCTGAATATTTCCAGAATTTTGTAGGTGCACGTGTTGCCGGACAATCTGTTGATCAGGCCCATGCTTATGCCCGTGAAAATACCCAGCGACTGGCAGTAGGAAGTGAAGAATACAACGAAGCTTTTAACCGTTTAAGAAGCCTGCCTATTTCCGAGGGTGGCGCGAAATTCATTGATAAAACAGGACTTTACCACCTGGAAGGATTTTATAATTTTACAGATAAAATTGATTTTGCTGAAATTATCGTCGGTGGCAACTACAGGCTTTATGATCTGAATTCCGAGGGCACATTATTTGCTCTCAAAAACATAGATACAGGCGAGGAGTTCAATATCCGCGAATATGGTGGGTATGTTCAGGTGAAAAAACAGCTGCTCAACCAGCGACTGGATCTGACAGGATCTGTTCGATATGACAAAAATGAATATTTCAAAGGTCAGTTTTCACCACGTCTTGCTGCTGTTTTTAATGCTGGTGAAAGCAGAAATCACAACATCAGGGCTTCATTTCAGCGAGGTTTCCGTATTCCAACAACACAAACACAGTTCATTAATCTCGATGTGGTTAGTAGAAGATTAGTAGGCAATAACGAGGCACTCGTTGATGCATTTAATTTCCGCACCAATACAGTTTATAATCTTGTTGACCTGCAAAGGGTAAGAAATGGGGAACTCTCTGTTGACCAACTGCAGCCGTTTACCAATTTTAGTTTTGAAACGGAAAAAGTAAATACTTATGAGATAGGCTACAGAACGCTTATCCAAAATAAACTTACCATAGATGCATACTACTACTATAGCAGCTACAATGACTTTATCACCGAGGTTGACCTGATTCAGACAGCAACAGGAAATGAAAATACTGATGGTGAGACCCCCCTTTATGCTGGCCCTGCTGCTTCCAAAGAAGACATTGTCAATAGATCAGTTCCGCTTGCCCGCTATGCTTTTGGTACCAATGCAGATGAAACGATTAATGCACATGGATGGGCTGTTGGCGCAGAATACGGACTTCCGGGAGGATTTCAGCTTGGCGGTAACCTGTCATACAATGAGCTTATCGATGAAGAAGTCCTGATCAGGAAAGGTTTTAATGCCTTCTTCAACACACCCAAATGGAAGTATAACCTCCAGCTTAGCAACAGGAATGTAGTTGAAAATTTGGGATTTCTGGTCAGTTACCGCTGGCAGGATGCTTATTTCTGGGAATCATCTTTTGGCGAAGGTGTAATTCCTGCCTTTGGTACCATGGATGCACAGCTAACATACCGATTGCCTAAGCTCAAGACCAACCTTCGACTTGGCGGCACTAACGTGCTTAACGAGCGCTACACAACCTCCTTCGGTAACCCACGTTTGGGAGCCATTTATTATCTGGGAATTACTTTTGATGAGTTTTACAGATAG
- a CDS encoding phosphoribosylformylglycinamidine synthase (COG0046 Phosphoribosylformylglycinamidine (FGAM) synthase, synthetase domain), which produces MLNFFFSQPHTVYAVQSERELSPADVSKLEWLFGGATLKQETTLSGYFVGPRAAMITPWSTNAVEITQNMGIQGIIRIEEFRIVEEDFRDFDPMLSQKYKGLNQEIFTIYIEPEPVLPVTDIAAYNKEEGLSLSDEEVEYLNKLAESLGRPLTDSEVFGFSQVNSEHCRHKIFNGKFVIDGEEKPASLFKLIRKTSEANPNDIVSAYKDNVAFIKGPVVQQFAPKRADVPDYYQLSDFESVISIKAETHNFPTTVEPFNGAATGSGGEIRDRLAGGQGALPLAGTAVYMTALSRLEKDRPWEKAMQERKWLYQTPIDILIKASNGATDFGNKFGQPLITGSVLTFEHDEKADSLSAPRKLGYDKVIMLAGGVGYGKASQAQKQHPKPGDKIVVLGGENYRIGMGGAAVSSADTGEHGTGIELNAVQRSNPEMQKRAANAIRGMVESEHNPIVSIHDHGAGGHLNCLSELVEDTGGKIDLDKLPVGDPTLSAKEIIGNESQERMGLVIGENDIATLQKIADRERAPMYTVGDVTGDRRFTFQSASTGQKPMDLALGDMFGGSPKVVMTDKSVNRTYQPVAYDKNQLHAYLEQVLQLEAVACKDWLTNKVDRCVGGRVAKQQCAGPLQLPLNNCGVMALDFQGKEGVATSIGHAPISALINPAAGSRNAIGEALSNIVWAPLKDELKSVSLSANWMWAAKNEGEDARLYKAVEACSGFAIALGINIPTGKDSLSMKQKYKDEDVIAPGTVIISAAGNCSDVRSVVEPVLQRDGGNIYYINLSNDAYKLGGSSFAQVVNKIGNETPDVTDAAMFKRAFNTLQGLIKEGRIEAGHDIGSGGLITTLLEMCFADNKLGANIDLSSLGEADTIKVLFAENIGVVFQASEAIEETLKENEVLFHKIGSSTSNATLALKNGSDAYSFNIAQLRDTWFKTSYLLDIKQSGPKNAKERFDNYKKQELIYRFPEGFSGRKPLIDPSKPRIKAAIIREKGSNSEREMANAMFLAGFDVKDVHMTDLISGRETLEDIRFIGAVGGFSNSDVLGSAKGWAGAFLYNEKAKSALENFFKRDDTLSVGICNGCQLFVELGLIHMDHEPDKKPKMLHNLSQKHESIFTSLTIRENKSVMLSGLAGCTLGVWVSHGEGRFSLPQTEDKYQIVSKYAYDTYPACPNGSDYNTAMICDETGRHLVMMPHIERSLLQWQWAHYPKGRQDEVSPWMEAFVNARKWLEANEK; this is translated from the coding sequence GGATTTTGACCCCATGCTTTCCCAAAAATATAAAGGGCTCAATCAGGAAATCTTCACGATCTATATTGAGCCTGAGCCTGTGCTGCCTGTGACGGATATTGCCGCCTATAACAAAGAGGAAGGACTATCGCTGAGTGACGAAGAAGTTGAGTATTTGAACAAGCTCGCTGAAAGCTTAGGCAGACCGCTCACCGACTCCGAAGTATTCGGATTTTCGCAGGTGAATTCAGAGCACTGCCGCCATAAAATCTTTAATGGCAAATTTGTAATCGATGGCGAAGAGAAACCCGCATCACTTTTTAAGTTAATTCGCAAAACCTCTGAAGCAAACCCAAACGATATTGTATCTGCCTATAAAGATAATGTAGCTTTCATCAAAGGGCCGGTGGTGCAGCAGTTTGCGCCAAAACGTGCCGATGTACCTGATTATTACCAGCTAAGCGATTTCGAGTCGGTCATTTCTATAAAAGCAGAAACGCATAACTTCCCCACTACTGTAGAGCCCTTTAATGGTGCAGCCACCGGGTCTGGCGGTGAGATCAGGGACAGACTAGCCGGAGGTCAGGGAGCACTTCCCCTAGCCGGAACAGCGGTATACATGACAGCCCTATCGCGCCTGGAAAAGGATCGTCCCTGGGAAAAGGCCATGCAGGAAAGAAAGTGGCTGTACCAAACGCCTATTGATATCCTGATCAAAGCCTCTAACGGCGCTACTGATTTTGGAAACAAATTCGGACAGCCCCTCATCACTGGCTCGGTTTTAACCTTTGAGCACGATGAAAAAGCGGATTCGTTGTCGGCCCCCAGGAAATTAGGCTACGACAAAGTAATCATGCTGGCCGGTGGCGTTGGCTATGGAAAAGCAAGCCAGGCGCAGAAACAGCATCCGAAACCCGGCGATAAAATTGTGGTTCTGGGTGGTGAAAATTATCGCATTGGCATGGGCGGTGCAGCAGTATCTTCTGCCGATACAGGCGAGCATGGCACAGGCATTGAACTAAATGCCGTACAACGCTCGAATCCTGAAATGCAAAAACGCGCAGCGAACGCTATTAGGGGCATGGTGGAAAGTGAACATAATCCCATTGTTTCGATCCATGACCATGGTGCCGGCGGTCATTTAAATTGTCTTTCAGAATTAGTAGAGGATACAGGAGGTAAAATTGACCTGGATAAATTACCGGTAGGCGATCCTACCCTTTCTGCAAAAGAAATTATCGGGAACGAATCGCAGGAGCGGATGGGATTGGTGATCGGAGAAAATGATATTGCCACCCTGCAAAAGATAGCGGATCGGGAACGTGCACCTATGTATACTGTCGGAGATGTTACCGGTGATCGCAGGTTTACCTTCCAGTCAGCCTCCACAGGTCAGAAACCCATGGATCTGGCGCTTGGCGATATGTTTGGGGGTTCACCCAAGGTGGTCATGACTGATAAGTCGGTAAACAGAACATACCAGCCGGTAGCGTATGATAAGAACCAGCTTCATGCCTACCTGGAACAGGTGCTGCAATTAGAAGCGGTTGCCTGTAAAGACTGGCTTACCAATAAGGTAGACCGTTGCGTGGGTGGCCGAGTAGCGAAGCAGCAATGTGCCGGTCCCCTTCAATTGCCATTAAATAACTGTGGCGTGATGGCGCTGGACTTTCAGGGCAAAGAGGGCGTCGCTACTTCTATTGGCCATGCTCCCATTTCGGCACTGATTAATCCGGCAGCGGGTAGTCGCAATGCCATTGGCGAGGCCTTATCCAATATCGTGTGGGCGCCTTTGAAGGATGAATTGAAGAGTGTTTCCCTGTCTGCCAACTGGATGTGGGCTGCCAAGAACGAGGGGGAAGATGCTCGTTTATACAAAGCGGTGGAAGCCTGTTCCGGATTCGCTATTGCCCTGGGCATCAACATCCCAACAGGAAAAGACTCGCTTTCGATGAAGCAGAAATACAAAGACGAGGACGTAATTGCCCCAGGGACGGTGATCATATCAGCAGCAGGAAATTGCAGCGATGTACGCAGCGTGGTGGAGCCAGTGTTACAGCGTGACGGGGGTAACATTTACTATATCAACCTTTCCAATGATGCCTATAAGCTTGGCGGTTCCTCTTTTGCACAGGTAGTAAATAAAATAGGAAATGAAACACCTGATGTAACCGATGCTGCGATGTTTAAGAGGGCATTCAACACATTACAAGGGTTAATCAAAGAAGGCAGGATTGAAGCAGGCCATGATATTGGCAGTGGCGGTTTAATCACCACCCTGCTGGAGATGTGCTTTGCCGATAATAAGCTTGGCGCAAACATTGATTTAAGCTCTCTGGGTGAGGCCGATACTATAAAAGTGCTGTTCGCAGAAAACATCGGCGTAGTATTCCAGGCATCTGAAGCGATTGAAGAAACTCTGAAAGAGAATGAGGTTCTCTTCCATAAAATCGGCAGCAGTACTTCCAATGCTACTCTTGCATTGAAGAATGGCTCAGATGCTTACAGCTTTAATATTGCCCAACTGAGGGATACCTGGTTTAAAACCTCCTACCTGCTGGACATTAAACAAAGTGGTCCTAAAAATGCAAAAGAGCGTTTTGACAACTACAAAAAGCAGGAGCTGATCTACAGGTTTCCTGAAGGATTTAGTGGAAGGAAACCGCTTATAGACCCTTCCAAACCCAGAATAAAGGCCGCTATTATTCGTGAGAAAGGAAGTAATTCTGAACGTGAAATGGCCAATGCCATGTTTCTGGCAGGCTTCGATGTGAAAGATGTACACATGACGGACTTAATCTCCGGGAGGGAAACCCTGGAAGATATCCGCTTCATTGGTGCGGTGGGTGGCTTCTCTAACTCCGATGTACTTGGTTCCGCCAAAGGATGGGCAGGTGCCTTTCTGTACAACGAAAAAGCAAAAAGCGCGCTGGAGAATTTCTTTAAACGCGATGACACCCTTTCTGTAGGTATCTGCAATGGTTGTCAGCTATTTGTGGAGTTGGGCCTCATTCATATGGATCACGAGCCCGATAAAAAGCCTAAAATGCTTCATAACCTAAGCCAAAAGCACGAAAGTATCTTTACCTCCCTGACCATCCGGGAAAACAAGTCGGTGATGCTCTCCGGTTTAGCGGGATGCACGCTGGGTGTATGGGTATCGCATGGCGAAGGTCGTTTTAGCTTACCGCAGACAGAGGATAAATACCAGATCGTGTCTAAGTACGCCTACGACACTTATCCGGCCTGCCCGAACGGCTCTGACTACAATACCGCCATGATATGCGATGAAACAGGCCGCCACCTGGTGATGATGCCGCACATTGAACGCTCGCTCCTGCAATGGCAGTGGGCCCATTATCCTAAGGGCCGTCAGGATGAAGTATCTCCCTGGATGGAAGCCTTCGTAAATGCAAGAAAGTGGCTTGAAGCAAACGAGAAATAA